From Desulfosalsimonas propionicica, the proteins below share one genomic window:
- a CDS encoding Coenzyme F420 hydrogenase/dehydrogenase, beta subunit C-terminal domain → METFFDLVQQVQKPGLCHRCGGCVTFCTAVNFGALELDQDGKPRYGDMEKCIECGLCYCICPEIEEFEEETRRKVAWSAPNGRIIETSVVRSADTAVRERGTDGGVVTALLLHLFDNGRIDGAIVTKPAGPFMRRPSLAVTREEIEDAAGFYFDTSHGMKHLSDRYVTYSSIEEFAPMMKKGLRRVALVGTPCQIKAYRRMEVLGIVPSDSIQYCLGLFCSGNFTFDPESRKKLADTHGFAWDNVKKINIKDSLLIHLDNGEIRSIALEDLEFMKRVACRYCPDYSAEFADISFGGIGAPEGWTTVITRTPLGRAVLADARGNAVEELDQRQNPGYASGALAEMREAADKKKKAARDNRKELGKKPVNIKG, encoded by the coding sequence ATGGAAACTTTTTTTGACCTGGTTCAGCAGGTTCAGAAACCGGGATTGTGCCACCGGTGCGGCGGATGCGTCACCTTTTGCACAGCCGTGAATTTCGGCGCCCTGGAGCTGGACCAAGATGGTAAGCCCCGCTACGGGGATATGGAAAAATGCATCGAATGCGGGCTGTGTTATTGTATTTGCCCGGAAATCGAGGAGTTCGAGGAAGAAACCCGGCGCAAGGTGGCCTGGAGCGCACCGAACGGCCGCATCATTGAAACCAGCGTGGTCCGGTCCGCCGACACTGCGGTGCGGGAAAGAGGAACAGACGGCGGGGTGGTAACGGCATTGCTGCTGCATCTTTTTGACAACGGCCGCATTGACGGTGCCATTGTCACCAAGCCGGCCGGGCCTTTCATGCGCCGGCCCAGCCTGGCCGTAACCCGGGAGGAGATAGAAGACGCCGCAGGATTTTATTTTGACACATCCCACGGCATGAAGCATCTAAGCGACCGGTACGTCACCTATTCCTCCATTGAGGAGTTTGCGCCCATGATGAAAAAGGGCCTCCGACGGGTCGCCCTGGTGGGCACCCCCTGCCAGATCAAGGCTTACCGCCGCATGGAGGTGCTGGGTATCGTGCCTTCGGATTCAATCCAGTACTGCCTGGGGCTGTTTTGCTCGGGCAACTTCACCTTTGATCCGGAGAGCCGGAAAAAACTGGCGGATACCCATGGTTTTGCCTGGGACAATGTCAAAAAAATCAATATCAAGGATTCGCTTTTAATCCACCTGGACAATGGCGAAATCCGCTCGATTGCCCTGGAAGACCTGGAGTTCATGAAGCGCGTGGCCTGCCGGTACTGCCCGGATTATTCAGCTGAATTTGCCGATATTTCCTTTGGCGGCATCGGCGCGCCCGAGGGCTGGACCACGGTGATCACCCGCACCCCCCTGGGCCGGGCTGTGCTGGCAGACGCCCGGGGCAATGCCGTGGAGGAGCTTGACCAACGGCAAAACCCGGGCTATGCATCCGGGGCCCTGGCCGAAATGCGGGAGGCGGCGGACAAAAAAAAGAAAGCCGCCCGGGACAACCGCAAGGAACTGGGCAAAAAGCCGGTGAACATCAAGGGGTAA
- a CDS encoding methyl viologen-reducing hydrogenase, with product MAAKVASDWLNACSGCEIAIVDMGERLLTVLDLVEFVHLPALMDHKYYGQMGDGAHLSFPEADLGIISGSIKNEEHLEVALEMRKKCGAIIALGTCATHGGIPALANSWSNDELFTRYYSTETTDPCDAVPADGVPPLLENVSALDEKINVDIYLPGCPPHPDQVFGALAAFLEGKTPELPTKSVCDTCPTKREGKGKIGKLRRFLQAPQYKGADEPLDQMRCLLEQGILCMGPVTRAGCGGDGVVPRCISARVPCRGCYGPVQPGGNQRLDMLNALASNGIDPASLPETVSMLRFSGGHGMLKPARR from the coding sequence ATGGCAGCAAAAGTGGCAAGCGACTGGCTCAATGCCTGTTCCGGGTGCGAGATCGCCATTGTGGATATGGGCGAGCGGCTGCTGACCGTGCTGGATCTCGTGGAGTTTGTGCATCTGCCAGCGCTCATGGATCACAAGTATTACGGCCAGATGGGAGACGGGGCACACCTGAGCTTTCCCGAAGCCGATCTGGGCATTATCAGCGGGAGTATCAAAAACGAAGAACATCTTGAGGTGGCCCTGGAAATGCGCAAAAAATGCGGGGCCATTATTGCCCTGGGCACCTGCGCCACCCATGGCGGAATCCCGGCCCTGGCCAATTCCTGGTCCAATGACGAATTGTTTACGCGTTATTATTCCACCGAGACCACCGATCCCTGCGATGCCGTTCCCGCAGACGGCGTGCCGCCCCTGCTGGAAAATGTATCCGCCCTGGATGAAAAAATCAATGTGGACATTTACCTGCCCGGATGCCCGCCCCATCCCGACCAGGTGTTTGGCGCCCTGGCTGCGTTTCTGGAGGGAAAGACCCCGGAGCTTCCGACAAAAAGCGTTTGCGACACCTGCCCCACCAAACGGGAGGGCAAGGGCAAGATCGGCAAGCTGCGGCGATTCTTGCAGGCCCCGCAATACAAAGGTGCAGATGAGCCCCTGGACCAAATGCGCTGTCTGCTGGAGCAGGGGATTTTGTGCATGGGCCCGGTGACCCGCGCCGGCTGCGGCGGCGACGGGGTTGTGCCCCGGTGTATTTCCGCCCGGGTGCCGTGCCGGGGATGCTACGGCCCTGTGCAGCCCGGGGGCAACCAGCGGCTGGATATGTTAAACGCCCTGGCGTCAAACGGTATTGACCCGGCATCGCTTCCGGAAACCGTTTCCATGCTCCGGTTTTCCGGCGGGCACGGAATGCTGAAACCGGCCCGCAGATAA
- a CDS encoding Ni/Fe hydrogenase subunit alpha, translating into MTETRTIKISPITRIEGHASIAIELDDAGNVADSKVHFQSIRGFEKFVEGKPAEELPRIVTRICGICPWHHHVAANKAVDRCFGVKPPPAGQKLRELIQTIAQAEDKLLHFFFLAAADFVIGPDADYAVRNVIGVAKANPDLAKKVVQMRYKAKMMIEKFAGKAIHPVAAVTGGFAKAMTEEDRKLMLEGMREIYDFARFTIDFAKKDIFPKYMDAIQSLGVINTGFIGTVDSAGALNLYDGKIRLMKADGSYTDFDVQDYTDYLGEHVPSWSYGKFPYAKSWKEGFSLDIDNPKGIYRSNTLARINVADHMATPAAQEELEEFRQLFGRPAQATLLYHYARLIEEVYACEHAIEMLEDPEITDPNVRAEAEPKAGRGVGCVEAPRGTLIHDYSTDDNGLITRANMIVGTTHNLGPINMSVDQAARSLIKDGHVDEGILNKVEMAVRAYDP; encoded by the coding sequence ATGACCGAAACACGCACCATCAAAATTTCGCCTATCACCCGGATCGAGGGCCATGCCTCCATTGCCATTGAGTTGGACGATGCCGGCAACGTGGCGGATTCCAAGGTTCATTTTCAGTCCATCCGGGGTTTTGAAAAATTCGTTGAGGGAAAACCCGCAGAAGAACTGCCCAGGATTGTAACCCGGATCTGCGGGATCTGCCCCTGGCACCATCACGTGGCCGCCAACAAGGCAGTGGATCGCTGCTTTGGCGTAAAACCCCCGCCGGCGGGCCAAAAACTGCGGGAGCTCATCCAGACCATTGCCCAGGCCGAGGACAAGCTTTTGCACTTCTTTTTCCTGGCAGCGGCCGACTTTGTGATCGGCCCGGATGCGGATTACGCCGTGCGAAACGTCATCGGCGTGGCAAAGGCCAACCCGGATCTGGCCAAAAAAGTGGTGCAGATGCGCTACAAGGCCAAGATGATGATTGAGAAATTCGCCGGCAAGGCCATTCACCCTGTTGCTGCGGTCACAGGCGGGTTTGCCAAGGCCATGACCGAAGAAGACCGCAAGTTGATGCTGGAGGGCATGCGCGAGATCTATGATTTCGCCCGTTTCACCATTGATTTTGCCAAAAAGGATATTTTCCCCAAATACATGGATGCGATCCAGAGTCTCGGGGTGATCAATACCGGGTTTATCGGCACGGTGGACAGTGCCGGGGCTCTGAATCTTTATGACGGAAAAATCCGGCTCATGAAGGCCGACGGCTCCTATACCGACTTTGACGTCCAGGATTACACGGATTATCTGGGCGAACACGTCCCCTCCTGGTCCTATGGAAAATTTCCCTATGCCAAATCCTGGAAAGAGGGTTTCTCCCTGGACATTGACAACCCCAAAGGCATTTACCGCTCCAACACCCTGGCCCGGATCAACGTGGCCGACCACATGGCCACTCCTGCGGCCCAGGAGGAACTCGAGGAATTCCGGCAGCTTTTTGGCCGGCCGGCCCAGGCCACGCTGCTGTACCATTATGCCCGGTTAATCGAGGAGGTCTATGCCTGCGAACACGCCATTGAAATGCTCGAAGATCCGGAGATTACCGATCCAAACGTGCGCGCGGAGGCCGAACCCAAAGCCGGCCGCGGCGTTGGCTGCGTGGAAGCCCCCCGGGGAACCCTGATCCATGATTATTCCACGGATGACAACGGCCTTATCACCCGGGCCAACATGATCGTGGGCACCACCCACAACCTGGGTCCCATCAACATGAGCGTGGATCAGGCCGCAAGATCCCTGATTAAAGACGGCCACGTGGACGAGGGCATCTTAAATAAGGTGGAAATGGCGGTGCGCGCCTATGATCCATGA
- a CDS encoding HypC/HybG/HupF family hydrogenase formation chaperone: MCLAIPSKIVAVDGDTAVIDVDGVRREASLMLVEDVCVGDYVIVHAGYAISRLDADAAEESLELMKQVFT; this comes from the coding sequence ATGTGCCTTGCCATTCCTTCGAAAATCGTTGCTGTTGACGGTGATACGGCCGTCATTGATGTGGACGGAGTGCGGCGCGAAGCCAGCCTGATGCTGGTGGAAGACGTCTGCGTGGGTGATTACGTGATTGTTCATGCCGGCTATGCCATCAGCCGGTTAGACGCGGATGCGGCCGAAGAATCCCTGGAGCTCATGAAGCAGGTGTTTACATGA
- the hypF gene encoding carbamoyltransferase HypF: MTPVVSALRLDIKGIVQGVGFRPYIYQLAAAHDLKGSVINTGFGVRVHVEGRPEKVAGFCRAMGGQGPPMARITEITEHQSPPAGFSDFTIGQTDRGMASVNTFVCPDTAVCADCLREMHDPRDRRYRYPFINCTNCGPRYTIVYDLPYDRPYTTMKPFEMCDQCRAEYHDPSSRRFHAQPNACPACGPRAVVCGSTGQKIPCADPIAHAADQLKAGAIVAIKGLGGFHLAADAANWDAVAGLRRKKGRAEKPFAVMAPGLEQVRTFARIRPEEADLLTSSRRPIVLVEKKAPDVLCDAVAPDNPCFGVMLPYTPLHHLLLDHGFAALVMTSGNAAKEPIVLDNERAFSALCRIADFFLIHDRGICVRADDSIVRHVAGTQRVIRRSRGYAPAPLALNFRCPQILACGAELKNTVCLTKNKNAFLSQHIGDLENPEAFDFFQSTIDHIRGLFDITPEVVAHDMHPDYMSTRYALVQSAVKHVAVQHHHAHVVSCMAENRISDTVIGLAFDGTGYGTDGRIWGGEVLVADAAVFVRAAHLQYVPMPGGNAAVADPRRMAAGWLHQAFGNQWVNLELECVRSRDPEERAVISRMIEKQVNSPLTSSMGRLFDAVAAIAGIHSGSVEFEGQAAIKLEAAAGPNPGLLDQKACYPYALPADTHGAIELRPLIQAVVDDVQAGRSAAEISRRFHSTLVYLFSQICDQIRARQGFSRVVLTGGVFQNAYLLSIMAANLEFMGFSVYTHSLVPANDGGISLGQAVCAAAKMR; this comes from the coding sequence ATGACTCCGGTGGTTTCCGCGCTCAGACTGGATATCAAAGGCATTGTCCAGGGCGTGGGGTTCCGTCCCTATATCTATCAGCTGGCAGCCGCCCATGATCTGAAAGGATCTGTTATCAATACAGGTTTCGGGGTCCGGGTGCATGTGGAAGGCCGGCCGGAGAAGGTGGCCGGGTTCTGCCGGGCCATGGGCGGCCAGGGGCCGCCCATGGCCCGGATCACGGAAATCACTGAACACCAGAGCCCGCCTGCCGGGTTTTCGGATTTTACCATCGGCCAAACAGACCGGGGCATGGCTTCGGTCAACACATTTGTCTGCCCGGACACGGCTGTTTGCGCCGACTGCCTGCGGGAGATGCATGACCCCCGGGACCGCCGCTACAGGTATCCGTTTATCAACTGCACCAACTGCGGGCCCCGCTACACCATCGTCTATGATCTTCCCTATGACCGGCCGTATACCACCATGAAGCCCTTTGAAATGTGCGATCAGTGCCGGGCCGAATACCATGATCCCTCCAGCCGGCGGTTTCATGCCCAGCCCAATGCCTGCCCGGCGTGCGGGCCTAGGGCGGTGGTTTGCGGCAGCACGGGCCAAAAAATCCCGTGCGCAGATCCCATTGCCCATGCCGCAGACCAGCTCAAAGCCGGCGCTATTGTGGCCATAAAAGGCCTGGGCGGCTTTCACCTGGCTGCGGATGCAGCAAACTGGGATGCCGTGGCCGGGCTGCGGCGGAAAAAGGGCAGGGCGGAAAAACCCTTTGCCGTAATGGCCCCGGGTCTTGAACAGGTCCGGACATTTGCCCGGATCCGCCCGGAAGAAGCGGATTTGCTCACCTCCAGCCGGCGGCCCATTGTCCTGGTGGAAAAAAAAGCGCCTGATGTTCTCTGCGATGCTGTGGCTCCGGACAATCCCTGTTTCGGCGTGATGCTGCCATATACGCCCCTGCACCACCTTTTGCTGGATCACGGGTTTGCCGCCCTGGTGATGACCAGCGGAAATGCAGCCAAAGAGCCCATTGTCCTGGACAATGAGCGGGCATTTTCTGCTCTTTGCCGTATCGCTGACTTTTTTCTTATCCATGACCGGGGTATCTGTGTTCGGGCAGATGATTCCATTGTGCGCCATGTGGCCGGCACACAGCGCGTCATCCGCCGGTCCCGGGGATATGCCCCGGCTCCCCTGGCTTTGAATTTCCGGTGCCCGCAAATCCTGGCCTGCGGGGCGGAGCTGAAAAATACGGTGTGCCTGACAAAGAATAAAAACGCGTTTTTAAGCCAGCATATCGGGGACCTGGAAAATCCCGAGGCTTTTGATTTTTTCCAATCCACCATCGATCATATCCGGGGTCTTTTCGACATCACCCCGGAGGTGGTGGCCCATGACATGCACCCGGATTACATGAGCACCCGCTATGCCCTGGTTCAATCGGCAGTCAAACACGTGGCAGTCCAGCATCACCATGCCCATGTGGTGTCCTGCATGGCGGAAAACCGGATTTCGGACACGGTCATCGGCCTGGCTTTTGACGGCACCGGCTACGGCACAGACGGCCGGATCTGGGGCGGTGAGGTGCTGGTGGCAGATGCCGCCGTATTTGTCCGCGCAGCTCACCTCCAATATGTGCCCATGCCCGGCGGCAATGCCGCAGTTGCCGACCCGCGGCGCATGGCCGCCGGGTGGCTGCATCAGGCATTTGGAAACCAGTGGGTGAACCTGGAACTGGAATGCGTCCGCAGCCGGGATCCGGAAGAACGGGCCGTGATTTCCCGCATGATTGAAAAACAGGTCAATTCTCCCCTGACCTCAAGCATGGGCCGGCTTTTTGATGCCGTGGCCGCAATTGCCGGCATCCATTCCGGGTCCGTGGAATTCGAGGGCCAGGCCGCCATAAAGCTGGAAGCCGCAGCCGGTCCAAATCCCGGCCTGCTGGACCAAAAGGCGTGCTATCCTTATGCCCTGCCGGCAGACACCCACGGCGCCATTGAACTCCGGCCCCTGATCCAAGCGGTTGTTGATGACGTGCAGGCCGGCCGATCGGCAGCAGAAATCAGCCGCCGGTTTCATTCCACCCTGGTTTATTTGTTTTCGCAAATCTGCGATCAGATCCGGGCCCGTCAGGGCTTCAGCCGGGTGGTGCTCACCGGCGGGGTGTTTCAAAATGCCTACCTGCTTAGCATCATGGCGGCAAATCTTGAATTCATGGGTTTTTCGGTTTATACTCACAGCCTTGTGCCGGCAAACGACGGGGGCATCAGCCTGGGCCAGGCTGTTTGCGCCGCGGCAAAAATGCGATAG
- the hypD gene encoding hydrogenase formation protein HypD, with amino-acid sequence MEHTEQYRDGKLCASLAGQITSMCTEDMRIMEVCGTHTVSIFRHGIRTLLPRSLSLISGPGCPVCVTDQAELDAFIEIANMPDTILATFGDLMRVPATGSSLEKEKARGKDIRMVYSTMDALALARANPDRQVVFAGVGFETTAPTIAASILAAHAENLSNYSVYCAHKLVPPALEALMGLSGVEIHGFLLPGHVSVIIGGQAYASFFEKHRIPCVIAGFEPADMLMGIQELTEMISSNTPGLENAYGRAVSWQGNPRAQKVMDRVFKTANARWRGLGEIAKSGLSIREEFAAFDAARRFSIDPRPAAAPAGCACGEVLTGRCLPPDCRLYGTACTPADPLGPCMVSSEGTCAAYWKYNR; translated from the coding sequence ATGGAACACACGGAACAGTACAGGGACGGCAAACTCTGCGCCAGTCTTGCCGGACAGATTACATCAATGTGCACAGAAGACATGCGGATCATGGAGGTCTGCGGCACCCACACGGTGTCCATATTCCGCCACGGCATCCGCACTCTGCTTCCCCGGTCCCTGTCTTTGATTTCCGGGCCGGGATGCCCGGTCTGCGTCACAGACCAGGCAGAACTGGATGCGTTTATAGAAATCGCCAACATGCCGGATACAATTCTGGCCACCTTCGGGGATCTCATGCGCGTGCCGGCCACCGGCTCTTCTCTTGAGAAAGAAAAAGCCCGGGGAAAAGACATCCGGATGGTGTATTCCACCATGGACGCCCTGGCGCTGGCCCGGGCCAACCCGGACCGGCAGGTGGTGTTTGCCGGTGTGGGATTTGAGACCACCGCGCCCACCATTGCCGCCTCGATTCTGGCCGCCCATGCGGAAAACCTAAGCAATTACAGCGTGTACTGCGCCCACAAACTGGTGCCCCCGGCACTTGAAGCCCTGATGGGGCTTTCCGGTGTTGAAATCCACGGGTTTTTGCTCCCCGGCCATGTTTCGGTGATCATCGGCGGGCAGGCTTATGCGTCATTTTTTGAAAAACACCGGATTCCATGCGTCATTGCCGGATTTGAGCCCGCAGATATGCTCATGGGCATCCAGGAACTGACAGAAATGATTTCTTCGAATACCCCGGGCCTGGAAAACGCCTATGGCCGGGCTGTGTCCTGGCAGGGCAATCCCCGGGCGCAAAAGGTCATGGACCGGGTCTTTAAAACCGCGAATGCCCGCTGGCGGGGTTTGGGGGAAATTGCCAAAAGCGGCCTGTCCATCCGGGAAGAATTTGCCGCCTTTGATGCGGCCCGGCGGTTTTCCATAGATCCCCGCCCGGCCGCAGCCCCGGCCGGGTGCGCCTGCGGCGAAGTGCTCACCGGAAGATGCCTGCCCCCTGACTGCCGGCTTTACGGCACCGCCTGCACCCCGGCCGACCCGCTGGGGCCTTGCATGGTTTCAAGCGAGGGAACATGTGCGGCATACTGGAAATACAACCGATAA
- the hypE gene encoding hydrogenase expression/formation protein HypE: MKNDTIVLDHGSGGLLSHELTEKIMLPAFDNDVLSRLDDSAVIESQKGRMAFSTDSFVVDPLFFPGGNIGDLAVNGTVNDIAMSGAVPLYLSAGLIIEEGFAIRDLEAIIASMAAAARQAGVSIVAGDTKVVPRGAADKLFINTSGVGWIVGDLEINAANARAGDCVLLSGTMADHGMTILNQREGLTFDADVKSDSAALNGLVARMLSAAPDGIRVLRDPTRGGVATVLNEIALASGAGIQINESSLPVRKSVSGLCELLGIDPLYAANEGKLIAIVDRACADAVLAVLRQDPLGADACIIGQVTADHPGRVVMETAIGGRRIVDMLIGGQLPRIC; this comes from the coding sequence ATGAAAAACGATACCATTGTGCTGGACCACGGCAGCGGAGGCCTGCTTTCCCATGAGCTCACGGAAAAGATCATGCTGCCGGCATTTGACAATGACGTGCTGTCCCGGCTCGACGACAGCGCCGTGATCGAGTCCCAAAAAGGGCGCATGGCGTTTTCCACGGATTCCTTTGTGGTGGATCCCCTGTTTTTCCCCGGGGGCAATATCGGGGATCTGGCGGTCAACGGCACGGTCAACGACATTGCCATGAGTGGGGCAGTGCCCTTGTATTTAAGTGCCGGGCTGATCATCGAGGAAGGCTTTGCAATCCGCGATCTGGAAGCGATCATCGCCTCAATGGCCGCTGCCGCCCGGCAGGCCGGGGTCAGCATTGTTGCCGGCGACACCAAGGTGGTGCCCCGGGGGGCGGCGGACAAGCTGTTTATCAATACCTCGGGCGTGGGCTGGATTGTCGGGGATCTTGAAATTAACGCCGCCAATGCCCGGGCCGGGGATTGTGTTCTTTTAAGCGGCACCATGGCGGATCACGGCATGACCATCTTAAACCAGCGGGAGGGGCTGACCTTTGATGCGGACGTGAAAAGCGACAGCGCCGCGTTAAATGGCCTTGTAGCGCGCATGCTTTCCGCCGCCCCGGACGGCATCCGGGTGCTGCGGGACCCCACCCGGGGCGGGGTGGCAACGGTTTTAAATGAAATTGCCCTTGCCTCGGGCGCGGGCATTCAGATCAATGAATCAAGCCTTCCGGTTCGCAAATCCGTATCCGGCCTGTGCGAACTTCTTGGCATTGATCCTTTGTATGCGGCAAACGAGGGAAAGCTCATCGCCATTGTTGACAGAGCCTGTGCCGATGCCGTGCTTGCCGTGCTCAGGCAGGACCCCCTTGGCGCTGATGCCTGCATTATCGGCCAGGTCACGGCCGACCACCCCGGCCGGGTGGTCATGGAAACCGCCATCGGCGGCCGGCGCATCGTGGATATGCTCATCGGCGGTCAGCTTCCCCGCATCTGCTGA
- a CDS encoding calcium/sodium antiporter produces MSYILPVVLLVIGLLLLIKGAEFLVEGAGSIARRYRISDLVIGLTIVSFGTSAPELFVNVTASLQGNAGIAIGNVLGSNIANILLILGVSALIYPLAVSRGTVWREIPFSLLAAAVLWIAANDRLLDGWAYSDVSRSDGLVFLLFFAIFLYYSASIAGNISANGRDLPMQQRSIGASMGLVAAGLAGLALGGKWIVDGAADIALSFGMSQEMVGLTIVAVGTSLPELATSAMAAWRKNVEIAVGNVVGSNIFNIFFVLGISSVIKPLPFHRGANLDIGMVVVASLILFATMFSGRRRSLDRWEGAVLLVLYAAYLVYVVMRG; encoded by the coding sequence ATGTCGTATATATTGCCTGTTGTGCTTCTTGTAATCGGTCTTTTGCTCCTGATCAAGGGGGCGGAATTCCTGGTGGAAGGTGCCGGTTCCATTGCCCGGAGATACAGGATCTCGGATCTGGTGATCGGTCTGACCATCGTGTCTTTCGGCACTTCCGCCCCTGAGCTGTTTGTCAATGTCACCGCAAGCCTTCAGGGCAATGCCGGTATTGCCATCGGCAATGTTCTGGGCAGCAACATCGCCAATATCCTTTTGATCCTGGGCGTCTCCGCGCTGATCTATCCCCTGGCCGTGTCCCGGGGCACGGTGTGGCGGGAAATTCCCTTCAGCCTGCTGGCGGCGGCCGTGCTTTGGATCGCCGCCAATGACCGGCTGTTAGACGGCTGGGCCTATTCGGACGTGTCGCGTTCCGACGGGTTGGTGTTTCTGCTGTTTTTTGCCATTTTTCTGTATTACTCGGCCAGCATTGCCGGAAATATCTCTGCCAACGGCCGGGACCTTCCCATGCAGCAGCGAAGCATTGGCGCGTCCATGGGCCTTGTGGCCGCCGGACTGGCGGGCCTGGCCCTGGGCGGCAAATGGATCGTGGACGGTGCCGCAGATATTGCCCTCTCCTTTGGCATGAGCCAGGAGATGGTCGGCCTGACCATCGTGGCAGTGGGCACTTCCCTTCCCGAACTGGCCACCTCGGCCATGGCCGCCTGGCGCAAAAATGTGGAAATCGCCGTGGGCAACGTGGTGGGCTCCAATATTTTCAATATTTTTTTCGTGCTGGGCATCAGTTCGGTGATCAAGCCGCTTCCCTTTCACCGGGGGGCCAACCTGGACATCGGCATGGTGGTGGTGGCCAGCCTGATTCTTTTTGCCACCATGTTTTCCGGCCGGCGCCGCAGCCTGGACCGCTGGGAGGGGGCGGTACTGCTGGTGCTGTATGCGGCCTACCTGGTATACGTGGTCATGCGGGGATAG
- a CDS encoding DHH family phosphoesterase — MQTKKTEKTDPDPTRGAGPDMAAALDSFRGQKHAVVLQEFPDPDAIACGFAHQIISREFDIQADIYYCGRISHQQNIALVKLMGIELIRCEGSIDLKSYDGAVFLDNQGTTAGPLLDSLEKAGVSPLIIVDHHEPQDRLKAQFKDIRPKIGAASSIYAQYLENGIMEMNTSDKNHILMATALTHGIITDTTGFINAREQDFHAAAFLSAYQDRDLLSRIMNQARSRQTMKVIHKALGSREIVQNFCFAGVGYLRAEDRDAIPQAADFLLTEENVHTAIVYGIVTGDSWEEAVIGSMRTNRITIDPDQFIKEVFGKDASGKYFGGGKMSAGGFHIPVGFLSGSGDQDFQQHKWNVFNEQIKQKIFDKIGVKADEKKEE, encoded by the coding sequence ATGCAGACCAAAAAGACCGAAAAAACTGATCCGGACCCAACCAGGGGCGCAGGCCCTGACATGGCCGCGGCCCTGGATTCTTTCCGGGGGCAGAAGCATGCCGTGGTGCTCCAGGAATTTCCGGATCCTGATGCCATTGCCTGCGGGTTTGCCCACCAGATCATCAGCAGAGAATTTGATATCCAGGCGGATATCTATTACTGCGGCCGCATCAGCCATCAGCAAAACATTGCCCTGGTCAAACTCATGGGCATTGAACTGATCCGATGCGAGGGGTCAATAGATCTCAAGTCCTATGACGGAGCGGTTTTTCTCGACAACCAGGGAACAACGGCCGGCCCCCTGCTCGATTCCCTGGAAAAGGCCGGCGTTTCACCGCTGATCATCGTGGATCACCATGAGCCGCAGGATCGGCTAAAGGCGCAGTTCAAGGATATCCGCCCCAAAATCGGGGCGGCCTCCTCCATTTATGCGCAATACCTGGAAAACGGCATCATGGAGATGAACACCTCGGACAAAAACCACATTCTCATGGCCACCGCCCTGACCCACGGCATTATCACGGATACAACCGGGTTTATCAACGCCCGGGAACAAGATTTTCATGCAGCGGCATTTTTATCTGCATATCAGGACCGGGACCTGCTTTCCCGGATCATGAACCAGGCCCGGTCCAGGCAGACCATGAAGGTGATTCACAAGGCCCTGGGCAGCCGGGAAATCGTCCAGAATTTCTGCTTTGCCGGCGTTGGCTACCTGCGCGCAGAAGACCGGGACGCCATCCCCCAGGCCGCGGATTTTCTGCTCACAGAGGAAAACGTACACACTGCCATTGTCTACGGCATTGTCACCGGGGACAGCTGGGAGGAAGCCGTGATCGGCTCCATGCGCACAAACCGGATCACCATTGACCCGGACCAGTTTATCAAGGAAGTGTTCGGAAAAGATGCCAGCGGCAAGTATTTCGGGGGCGGAAAAATGTCTGCCGGCGGATTTCACATCCCCGTGGGATTTCTTTCCGGCAGCGGGGACCAGGATTTCCAGCAGCACAAGTGGAACGTGTTCAACGAACAGATCAAGCAGAAAATCTTTGATAAAATCGGGGTCAAGGCAGACGAAAAAAAAGAGGAATAG